The genomic window ttcaagctgtggtacacggggacggctgcaaacagaaatggcataggcatcttgatcaacaagagcctcaagtatggagtggtagacgtcaggagacgtggggaccggattatcctggtcaagctggtagctgaggacttggttctcaatgttatcagcgcatatgccccgcaagtaggccacaatgagaacaccaagagggagttctgggaaggcttggaagacatggttaggagtgtaccgattggtgagaagctcttcataggaggagacctcaatggccacgtgggtacatctaacataggttttgaaggggcgcatgggggctttggctatggcatcaggaatcaagaaggagaagatgtcttaagctttgctctagcctacaacatgattgtagctaacaccctctttagaaagagagaatcacatctggtgacttttagtagtggccaacactctagccagattgatttcatcctctcgagaagagaagataggcgtgcgtgcctagactgtaaggtgatacctggggagagtgttgtaccccagcataagctggtggttgctgacttccgctttcggattcgtgtccagcgggataagcgtgccaaggtcgctagaacgaagtggtggaagctcaaggggggggtagctcaggtgttcaaggagagggtatttaaggagggcccttgggaggaaggaggggatgcggacaatgtgtggatgaagatggcgacttgcattcgtaaggtggcctcggaggagtttggagtgtccaggggaaggagaagcgaagataacgatacctggtggtggaatgatgatgtccagaaggcgcttaaagagaagaaagattgcttcagacgcctatacctggataggagtgcagacaacatagagaagtacaagatggcgaagaaggccgcaaagcgagctgttggtgaagcacggggtcgggcatatgaggacctctaccaacggttaggcacgaaggaaggtgaaagggacatctataagatggctaagatccgggagaggaagacgagggatattggccaagtcaaatgcatcaaggacggagcaggccaactcttggtgaaggacgaagagattaagcatagatggcgggagtacttcgacaagctgttcaatggggagaatgagagttctaccattgaactgaatgactcctttgatgagaccagcatgcgttttgtgcggcgcatccaggagtctgaggtgaaggaggctttaaaaaggatgaaaggaggcaaggcgatgggccctgattgtatccccattgaggtgtggaaaggtctcggggacgtagcgatagtatggctaaccaagcttttcaacctcatttttcgggcaaacaagatgccagaagaatggagacggagtatattagtaccaatcttcaagaacaagggggatgttcagagttgtactaattaccgtggaattaagctgatgagccatacaatgaagctatgggagagagtcattgagcaccgcttaagaagaatgacaagcgtgaccaaaaatcagtttggtttcatgcttgggaggtcgaccatggaagccattttcttggtacgacaacttatggagagatatagggagcataagaaggacttgcatatggtgttcattgacttggagaaggcctatgataagataccgcggaatgtcatgtggtgggccttggagaaacacaaagtcccagcaaagtacattaccctcatcaaggacatgtacaataatgttgtgacaagtgttcgaacaagtgatgtcgacaccgatgacttcccgattaagataggactgcatcaggggttagctttgagcccttatctttttgcattggtgatggatgaggtcacaaggggtatacaaggagatatcccatggtgtatgctctttgcggatgatgtggtgctagttgacgatagtcggacgggggtaaataggaagttagagttatggagacaaaccttggaatcgaaagggtttaggcttagtagaactaaaaccgagtacatgatgtgcggtttcagtactactagctgtgaggaggaggaggttagccttgatggccaggtggtacctcggaaggacacctttcggtatttggggtcaatgttgcaggaggatgggggtattgatgaagatgtgaaccatcgaatcaaagccggatggatgaagtggcgccaagcttctggcattctctgtgacaagagagtgccacaaaagctaaaaggcaagttctataggacggcggttcgacccgcaatgttgtatggcccggagtgttggccgactaaaaggcgacatgttcaacagttaggtgtggcggagatgcgtatgttgagatggatgtgtggccacacgaggaaggatcgagtccggaatgatgatatacgagatagagttggggtagcaccaattgaggagaagcttgtccaacatcgtttgagatggtttgggcatattcagcgcaggcctccagaagctccagtgcatagcggacggctaaagcgtgcggagaatgtcaagagagggcggggtcgaccgattttgacatgggaggagtccgttaagagagacctgaaggattggagtatcgacaaagagctagctatggacaggggtgcgtggaagcttgctatccatgtgccagagccatgagttggttgcgagatcttatgggtttcacctctagcctaccccaacttgtttgggactaaaggctttgttgttgttgttgttatatgAAGGTAAAATAAGTGCTAACTGGTAACTGTATGCAAAGCCAAACTTCTGAATGTGCAGCTCAAATGATAAAACAAAGTTTTTTTTAGGGAAACGTTTTACGCCCGGGCGCCGGCCGAAACATTCAGCCGGTCGCGTCGCGTGCGTCTGATCCACATGGATCCAGAGTCTCTCCCCCGTCCTTCtcctaattttttttcttttgccttatcttcttcttccttcccccacTCAACCTGCCTCCACCTTTCATCCCACCCCACCCCCCTCCGCGACATCAAGCGCTGCCGCCGAGCGCCGCGACTTCTCCAGCGAGGCCACCACCGGCGGAACCCTTATCTTCTTCTTTCTTCTACCACTCAACCTCCATCCACccttcatcccccccccccccccccccgcgaaccTCAGGCGCTGCCGCCAAGCGCCGCAGCTTCTCTAGCGAGGCCACCACCGGCGGACCCCATTAGGTTGCTGCACGAGAGACTTGCTGACGATGGTTTCGCGAATGCTACAACCACATACCACAAAGCTACAACCGTTCAACAAAAAAGCTACAACCACGTTCATCAGAGCTGCAACCCGAGTTCGCCGGAGTTTTGTAGCCACTATGATCCAGCGATATTTGCTACAACTGGTGttgttttttgctacaaccgttgtCTCATTTTGCGGCATTGCCATAGCCGGCGTCGGGAATTTTTGCTACAATGCTGTCACGTCGTGCTACAACCAGCACTTAAAATTGCTACAACCGGCACACGAGAATGCTACCACCGCTGAGAAAAAAGCTCCAACCAGAGATACATGGAAACTGAGGGGGGCGCCATGGAAGCTGCAATCGGCACCTGAGAAGGTACAACTGTTGATGGGAAAAGCTCCAACTGACAAACAAAAATGCTTCAACCGGAGGTGAACAGAAGCTATGGTCGGAGGACGAAAGCTGCAACCGGCTATGGAAAAGCTACAACCAGCGTTTTGCAGAAGCTTCCACCATGTACGATGATGACCATGGCGAGTTTTCGACTCGACACGCCGGCGGGCTGCAACTAATGTTGCCGACGACCATGACGGCGGCAACTAAGGGGCCCCGGTGAGCGTCGACCACCAGCGCTGCGACCGCAGGCGATGGCCTCGTGGCTATGGAGGGCAAGAgctgcggggagggggggggggttgcggtGTCGCGGGCTGTAGCAACACATCCAACGGCGGCCGGGAGCGAGCGCTAGGCGGCCGGGGGCGAGCGCGCGGCGGCCGGGGGCGCATCCAACGGCAGCCGGGAGCGAGCGCGCGGCGGCCGGGAGCGAGCGCGCGGCGGCCGGGGGTGAGCGCATGGCGAATCTGAAGTAGGGGGGAAGGGGGAAGAAGACGATGACGTGGGAGAGGGGTGATCGAACGGCTCTAATCCCACGCATCGGGTGGCTGGGGCTAGACCGGCCGAACTgctcggccggtgcgccggcgcctagcagTCGCCTTTTTTTTAACCCAATGTAGAACTTTTACAGACAGAAAGGAGGAATAAGAACATTGATCACCTTTTAGACTCAATCAAGTATTGGCGCCATCTGCTTTCTTAACCATGCAAGGCGGGTTTCTTGATCAGCGCAAACAAATATCTGCCTATTGACATCATCTCTGAATATATCACAACTGTTTGCCTTCTCAACTGGTGACAGCTCAGGAATCGCCGTTGCAATGGAAATGCAGTTGCTTAGGGAGAAGTCCGGAATCTGTGGCTCAACTCTTGGCGATGGCGGCACAGCAACTTCATCCTGAATGTGCTTCACTTTTGCCTTTTGCTTCGGTTTGGTCTGCAACTAATATTCCCAGCTCAATTCAGTGTAATTAATTATATGGGCAATCGATTTTCAACTCTATAAGATTCTGCGCAAAACACAGGTTTACGAGTTACCTTGCTATCCGATTCTCGGGGGCGCCACTGGAACACATGATATCCATCATCGCCTTCGATTGAATACTTTCGGCGAGTCCAGCCATTACCACCAAACTCTGTTTTCGTGATCTTGATATCAGAGACCTGCAATACATGTTTCACATAAGAAAAGAGGCAGTTAATACCACTAAATTACACCAATTGCAATACTTACTTCAGAAGTTCCAGCTTGGCGTTCCCTTAGTGTAGCAGTAATGCTATTGCTGTAGAGTCTCCTTGTGATGACCACCTCTGAGAGCTGGTCATTTCTTACCACACAAACTGCACCATTCTGGAATAGCATATCAGAGACATCTTTCCCTTCAATCGCAAAAACTGGCCCATTTTGCAggagtgccaaagacaatttgccCGATAACCATTTCTCTGTTTCATTGACGACAGTTTGCAGATCTTTTGCATGTAAAAAATGGTGCCATTCAGAACCACTGAGAACAGCATCTCCTGAAGAAAAAAGGTAACCCGTGAGAGCCTACAAAACAATAATGTGATTTGTGCAAAGATAAAACATTGAAATTCATACCAGCAAAATCTTTTGGGATTTTAAGTTTCATCATAGGATCAGGTAACTTTCCACCAAGGCCACTTGAGGTCTCAAGCTGCGAACAAGTTAGGATATTCGTCATTCTCTTAGCTAAATTAACTCAGAAACTACAAATTGCCTTGATATGTAAAATATCAAGCAGAAGATTTAAGAGATTCCAGGATAGTCTCCTAAGGTGATCTATAAAGTTGTGAAAAAATGCATCATATCCATTtgtgataaatcaaacaaagatAGCTACTCCCTCGTTTCAAAAATAATTGAAGCTCTAGCTTTGTCCTAAGTCACAAAAAATTAAGGTTGAACAAGTCTATATATCTCAATATTTACAACAAATTAGTTCTATTAGATTCAACATAAAACATTCTTTTACTATATATACTTATGTTGTAGATATTGGCGCATATCTTTTATAAACTTGGTACAACATAGAAGAAGTTTTCCCATTAATCATAAAAGAGATTACCGAGTGACTCTGATCATTCCTGACTTCCCCTGTTTTTGTTTGTGTCAGTGGCTCGAGTAAGGAATTCTGATGAAGTTCAACTTCTGCCTGAGCTCCAAAGCTGTCTGTTGATCTTCTTCGGATAAACCAAGCTGACCTCTGCGAGCATTTGTGAGAACAAAGGTTAAGGTAGAAGTATCCGGCTATGAAGCAAACATAGGATTAAACATGGACAAGACATATCAGGTCTTTATAGAACATTTGTGAAAAAAGATGGGCATTCTTTGTCAATGGTTTGGTTACAATGGGACTGACCACACAGAAAGTTCAACCTTTTACTCCTATTTCTAAGTCAACAAAAAACAATCAGGAACATTTGTAAAATGCAACACAGTATCTTAATGTGGCATCACACGAGCAGTATTACTTGAATAAGTAAGTGATTCAACAGAATAATTCATgaaaagcaaatcctaataaagtATTCCTGAAACTAAAGTTATTCTTTGATTTCTTAAGTCACTGCAAATAAGCAATCAAGAATATTTGTAAATACAACATGCTATTTTTATTTGACATCACACAAGCAAAGTAACTTGTAAAAATAATTGCTTCAACATTATTCATGAAATACAAATCATAATAAAGTATCCTAAAATAAGAAAAATGGGAGCCACAGAGAGTAAGAAACAGCCTACAGCCTACAGCACATGTTATCTTTGTTCTCCTCTTAGATGGATGTACTTAGTAGGATTACTCTTGGCTTACTTTACTACAATCCTCAAGAAAAGAAGTGTCGCACGGCAGACTTCCAACGCAGTATCTTTTCTTAACTAAAGATCATGGCAATTGAAGTATCCAAATGATTTGGAAAAAGGGTAACTACAGTGCTGTAAACATAAAATCTCTATAAAACACACCGTGCAGATTTGTAATAATGTCACACCATTCATTAGACACAGAATTGGAAAGTGTCCTCACACTACGAAACATGGATACACATGACGGGAAAAATCCTAAAACTAAATAACATCAGTCAAAACCGACACGTGTAATGATCAAAAGAGGACGCATGCCTCCATAAATGGTCCACTGTCTCTCCTTCTACAACATGCTTTTGCAGCAAAATTGGCACATCATCAGGGGTAACATAGCCATACCTATAATTAAGAACACACTGAGCAACAGCTTGCTTTTGACGAAGTAAAATTAGAACGTAGAGCTTTGCAGGAAGGTATTGAGATTAGAATGTATATGTTAATACAATTCTTGTATCTTACCAGTGGCCAGTAACTTCTCCAGTAGCACCAGAACGGAATATCATTATATGACCTGCGTACTTGTGAATTTCGGCGCCTGAGCATTCATTAAGAGACACCTCAGCAAGACCTTTGCCTTCTACCTCCTCCTCGAACCTTCTGATCAAAGCAGGGCCACAGACATTGCACCTTTTGTCTCCATCAGTGCAGACAAAAACATAGGAACCTCTTATAGCCTCAAGAGATCCAGGTAGCAATTCAAACTCTTTTACAAGTACCTCATCAACAAATTTGTCAACATCAGAGTTGGTCAGCCCTCTGCAACATCATATATTGAAGAAAATAATCAGCTGATTATATATTCCATCACCTAACAGCAGAAAGGGAAAACTGCATGTTTATTTGTCTACAGCCTTGCAAGTACCTGTATCGGATCATATCAGGAAATATTAAAATGTCTCCAAGAGCTGCTTCCATGCTATCTTTTGCTTCACAGATGGTTAGCTTGGTCTGATAAATGTAGGACAGACCACTCATTAGCAATAACAAAAATAAAACATGGAGAGGTCTTGTCTAATAATCTAAGCACAAGGTGGCTTGTGCTTTCATAAGCATAAGTCACAATGCCCCTAGGATCAGACACACGTGTACAATTTAGCTAATTAACAGAAAAATCAATTTAGAATCAACATAATAATCCGACAACTtccaaaaatagaaaataaaacacCAATCAAAGAATACATACTGACCAAAAAGTGATATATGAAAAAGGAAAGAGCATAAGGGCTAAGGCAGTAACTAGCTTAGGAAGATCATAATACTGAACAATATCACCTTAGATTCCTAGAAACAGTACAAATGCTCAACAATGCCATAGTGGCATACCCCGAGAGGGAAATAAACTAACTAGCTACTTTCGCATATTTTTCAGTAACTTTCTATGTGTTGCACAATGTGGATataaacacacacacaaaagagtAACACATCAAATTATACACGAACCACCATATATGGTTTCAAAGGTGCATAATGGACTCCAGCCAATAAAGATGGCAGGCAGATAACATAGCAAATTATATAATAATCAACTGATGAAAACAATCTCAGCTAGAAGAAACAGAGCCTTATTTGTAACTTGGTGATATGTTACATATGTACCATATATGTATGTGTGGTAACAGCAACAATTATTTCTAGTATGTACTGCTCAGATCCTAGTCCTACCATCCCATAGGCCATAACAATGATCTCCCCCATCAAATGCATCATGTAGATAATGCACAAACATATTTGGCATCAACAGTAAGCATCTCAACACCACCATCACGCTAATTAAGAGATATATGGTGGTCAATTAAGAAACAAAAGTGGTCGAGACCAACGCATCTGCCAACACTCATCGGACCAACCGATTAGCAACCAACGACCGCGATCTCCTGCACGAACTCCACCGAAATAACCAAAACTCAAACCGTACTGTAAGCTAATCGGAACTAGCGACCAGATAAATCTGAAGAACCTAGCGACTCGCAGACAGTTGCCATTACCAAGCCGAATCACCAACTAAACTAAAAAATACTAACAGAAGCATAAGAAAACCCTAATCACCAAGCCGAACAAAAGAGGGGAGAGAGGTAGAGATTCTCACGATTTTCTTCAAATTGGGCTTTCGGGCCTCGATCGCGGCGGCGAGAAGACCGGGAAGTTGGTCGGAGTAGATTGCCTCAACGTGGGACCGCCACTCCTGGGGGCCCTGGTAGCAGAGGAAGAGGTGTCGCTCGTGGAACTCCACCGTCCCTGCGAGCTTCTCCTTGCCGAAATCGTGCCGCTGGAACCCGAACTCCGCGTCCACGTCAGGCGCCGCGTCGGGGCTGACCACCGCCGACTcgtccgtagccgccgccgccgcgatgaAGGAACGGTCGAGGACTGGGAGGGCCGgccatgaggaggaggaggaggcggtgctgcacTAGTAGGCTTGGTGCGCGTTGGAAGGGAGGAGCGGCTCGGTGGCGCGCGGTGGAAGGGGAGCTCTGGAGAGTTTTGGGGGAGAATGGAGAGGCCGGGGGGTTACGGGGAGGTGTTCCCCGAGGGGAATGGTCCCGTTGCGTTTTCTACGTCATTTTTTTTTCAATTATTTcgctacaaaataaaataaaatacaggaTACACATACTCCGTGCACAGCCGTAAGAAGGTGGGTGTGCTTGGTTTGAACCCTAACTACAAATTTTGGCATGACCA from Triticum aestivum cultivar Chinese Spring chromosome 3B, IWGSC CS RefSeq v2.1, whole genome shotgun sequence includes these protein-coding regions:
- the LOC123070461 gene encoding uncharacterized protein isoform X2; translation: MLRRRNSQVRRSYNDIPFWCYWRSYWPLRSAWFIRRRSTDSFGAQAEVELHQNSLLEPLTQTKTGEVRNDQSHSLETSSGLGGKLPDPMMKLKIPKDFAGDAVLSGSEWHHFLHAKDLQTVVNETEKWLSGKLSLALLQNGPVFAIEGKDVSDMLFQNGAVCVVRNDQLSEVVITRRLYSNSITATLRERQAGTSEVSDIKITKTEFGGNGWTRRKYSIEGDDGYHVFQWRPRESDSKTKPKQKAKVKHIQDEVAVPPSPRVEPQIPDFSLSNCISIATAIPELSPVEKANSCDIFRDDVNRQIFVCADQETRLAWLRKQMAPILD
- the LOC123070461 gene encoding uncharacterized protein isoform X1, producing MLRRRNSQVRRSYNDIPFWCYWRSYWPLRSAWFIRRRSTDSFGAQAEVELHQNSLLEPLTQTKTGEVRNDQSHSLETSSGLGGKLPDPMMKLKIPKDFAGDAVLSGSEWHHFLHAKDLQTVVNETEKWLSGKLSLALLQNGPVFAIEGKDVSDMLFQNGAVCVVRNDQLSEVVITRRLYSNSITATLRERQAGTSEVSDIKITKTEFGGNGWTRRKYSIEGDDGYHVFQWRPRESDSKLQTKPKQKAKVKHIQDEVAVPPSPRVEPQIPDFSLSNCISIATAIPELSPVEKANSCDIFRDDVNRQIFVCADQETRLAWLRKQMAPILD